A window of Lagenorhynchus albirostris chromosome 11, mLagAlb1.1, whole genome shotgun sequence contains these coding sequences:
- the TRABD gene encoding traB domain-containing protein, which produces MEGQDEQPLREASTEPIVTSGGSEVVPRVLPGEPQNLCACSLGHRAGREGLGLGDLQSLWWTRGPGPPWGGGGGGFLSASRAVAGAPSSGVEAGCPAQPHPVLGPSAAWGLPLAWGLAARPGEQVPVARGPERPPRVSAFRGAARTPVPAPRRPRLPVWEDGPKPGLAVPAADVDAFHLLLEMKLKRRQERPNLPRTVTELVAEDGSRVYVVGTAHFSDDSKKDVAKTIREVQPDVVVVELCQYRVSMLKMDERALLREAKDISLEKLQQAVRQNGVMSGLMQMLLLKVSAHITEQLGMAPGGEFREAFKEASKVPFCKFHLGDRPIPVTFKRAIAALSFWQKIKLAWGLCFLSDPISKDDVERCKQKDLLEQMMAEMIGEFPDLHRTIVSERDIYLTYMLRQAARRLELPRASDGEDGLRGSRWGPARASRVGSADASLPAAAEPRKCVPSVVVGVVGMGHVPGIEKNWTTDLNIQEIMTVPPPSVGGRVSWLAAKAAFLGLLGYGLYRMGRRASDLLLALPAARHCLQRAPEAWPHK; this is translated from the exons ATGGAGGGGCAGGACGAACAGCCCCTTCGCGAG GCCAGCACAGAGCCCATCGTGACTTCAGGGGGTTCGGAGGTGGTGCCCAGGGTGCTCCCCGGAGAGCCCCAGAACCTGTGTGCGTGCTCCCTGGGTCACCGTGCCGGGCGGGAGGGGCTTGGGCTGGGTGATCTCCAGAGCCTGTGGTGGACCAGGGGCCCCGGCCCACCctgggggggtggcgggggggggttCTTGAGTGCGAGCAGGGCTGTGGCAGGAGCCCCCTCCTCAGGTGTGGAGGCCGGGTGCCCTGCACAGCCCCACCCCGTCCTGGGCCCCTCGGCGGCCTGGGGGCTCCCCTTGGCGTGGGGCCTGGCCGCACGTCCTGGTGAGCAAGTACCAGTGGCTCGAGGCCCGGAGAGGCCCCCACGTGTGTCCGCGTTCCGCGGGGCAGCACGCACCCCTGTCCCTGCGCCCCGGAGGCCCAGGCTGCCCGTGTGGGAGGATGGCCCCAAGCCGGGCCTTGCTGTCCCTGCAGCCGACGTGGACGCTTTCCACCTGCTCCTGGAGATGAAGCTGAAGAGGCGGCAAGAGCGGCCCAACCTGCCGCGCACGGTGACCGAGCTGGTGGCCGAGGATGGGAGCCGCGTGTACGTGGTGGGCACGGCCCACTTCAGCGACGACAGCAAGAAGGACGTGGCGAAG ACCATCCGGGAGGTGCAGCCCGACGTGGTGGTGGTGGAGCTGTGCCAATACCGCGTGTCCATGCTGAAGATGGACGAGCGCGCGCTGCTGCGTGAGGCCAAGGACATCAGCCTGGAGAAGCTGCAGCAGGCCGTCAGGCAG AACGGGGTCATGTCGGGACTCATGCAGATGCTGCTGCTGAAGGTGTCCGCCCACATCACTGAGCAGCTGGGCATGGCCCCTGGCGGCGAGTTCAGGGAGGCTTTCAAGGAG GCCAGCAAGGTGCCTTTCTGCAAGTTCCACCTGGGCGACCGGCCTATCCCCGTCACCTTCAAGAGGGCCATCGCCGCCCTCTCTTTCTGGCAGAAGATCAAGCTGGCCTGGGGCCTGTGTTTCCTGTCGGACCCTATCAG CAAGGATGACGTGGAGCGGTGCAAGCAGAAGGACCTGCTGGAGCAGATGATGGCCGAGATGATCGGCGAGTTCCCCGACCTGCACCGCACCATCGTGTCTGAGCGGGACATCTATCTGACCTACATGCTGAGGCAGGCGGCCCGGCGCCTGGAGCTGCCCCGTGCCTCTGACGGTGAGGACGGGCTGCGGGGTAGTCGCTGGGGACCCGCCAGGGCCAGTCGGGTGGGCAGTGCTGATGCATCTCTCCCCGCTGCAGCCGAGCCCAGGAAGTGCGTCCCCTCCGTGGTGGTGGGCGTCGTGGGCATGGGCCACGTCCCCGGCATCGAGAAGAACTGGACCACCGACCTCAACATCCAGGAGATAATGAC CGTCCCGCCGCCGTCCGTCGGTGGCAGAGTGTCCTGGCTGGCCGCGAAGGCCGCCTTCCTGGGCCTCCTGGGCTACGGCCTGTACCGGATGGGGCGCCGTGCCAGCGACCTGCTCTTGGCGCTGCCTGCCGCCCGGCACTGCCTGCAGAGGGCCCCCGAGGCCTGGCCGCACAAGTAG